A window of Aeromicrobium duanguangcaii genomic DNA:
GGGCGTGTCACTGAGCACGAAGTGCGTGACGCCGAGGTCGGCGTAACGGCGCAGGGCCTTGGCCACCTCGTCGGCGGAGCCGACCAACCAGGTGCTGCCGGCGCCGCCACCGCCGACGCGCGCCGGTGCTGTGTAGAGGCAGTCGTCGAGCACGTCGCCCTGGTGCGCGAGGTCGATCAGCCGCTGCTGCCCCACGGCGACGCGGCGGCCGGGGTCGGCCGCCCACTCGTCGCGTCCGGCGGCCATGGCGGCGACGCGAGCCTGCGCGTCCGCCCAGGCCTCCTCGGTCGTGTCGCGCACGAGCGTGGTGATGCGGAGCCCGAACTCCAAGGGCGGCAGGTCACGGTCGAGCGCGGCGCTGAGGCTCCTCAGCCGGTCGATCCGCGCCTCGACACCGTCGAGCGGCTCCCCCCAGAACAGCTGCACGTCGGCCTCGGCCGCGGCGGTGCGCTGGGCGGCCTCGGAGGCGCCGCCGAAGTAGAGCTGCGGGTGCGGGCGACCCGGACGCGCGACGGGCCTGTGCTCCAGACTCGCCTCGGTGGCCCGGTAGTACTCCCCCTCGAAGGTGATCGCGTCCTCGGTCCACAGCCGGCGGACCAGCCGCATGAACTCACGGGTGCGGGCGTACCGCTGGGCCTGGTCGCCCTCGTCGTCGCCGTACTGCGCCTGGTGGTCGGCGCCCGAGACGATGTTGACCTTCACGCGTCCGCCGCTCAGCTGGTCGAGCGTGGCCGCGGAGGAGGCGAAGTGGGCCGGCTCCCAGTACCCCGGCCGGATCGCGATGAGCGGATTGAAGGTCTCGGTGCCCGCCGCCAGCGCGGTGGCGACGGTGAACGTGTCCGGGCGCTTCCAGCCGGTGCCGATGAGCGCACCGCCCCAGCCGTGCTCCTCGACGGAGCGCGCCAGCTGCGTCAGACGACGGAGGCCGTTGTGGTCCTCGACGGTGTCGTCCAGCCGGTGACCGGGGTCCACCTGATTGGGGATGTACCACAGGAACTCCATGCGAGAACCCTTTCTGACGTTTGTCTATCGAGTTAGTACACAATCAGAGAAAGGGCCTTCCGAGTCGGGCGTTCACTCTGCAAGACGCCCGGAGAACGGCGGGAAATGAGGTATCGGCGGGCCACGGCTCCCACCGGTCGTGGAGCGGACTCGGCAGCACGGTCCCGCTCCCCTCCTCGTTTGTCACCACGCGCAACGGGTACAGGACGAGAACCCAGTACCGACGCAGCGGAAGGACGGACCCACATGGCAGACGACGGGAGCCAGAGCCAGCCCGAGCGGCTGGTCGCCGACCTGGTGGTCGAGCGCCTGCGCGCCTGGGGCGTGCACCGCACCTTCGGCTACTCCGGAGACGGCATCAACGGCCTCATGGGTGCGCTGCGCCGCGCCGGGGGCGATCCCGCGTTCGTCCAGGCGCGGCACGAGGAGAACGCCGCGCTCATGGCGGTCGGTCACGCCAAGTACACCGGCGGTGTGGGCGTCATGATCAGTACGCAGGGCCCGGGCGCCGTGCACCTGCTCAACGGGCTCTACGACGCCAAGCTCGACCACCAGCCCGTCGTCGCCATCGTCGGCCAGCAGCCCACCACCGCGCTCGGGGCGGAGTACCAGCAGGAGATCGACCTGAGCGCCCTGTTCAAGGACGTCGCGGCACAGTACGTCCAGGCCGTGCTCGCGCCGGAGCAGGCCGGCATGGTCGTGGACCGAGCGTTCAGGACGGCGCTGGCGACCAGGTCGCCGTGTGTCGTGATCCTCCCCCATGACGTGCAGGTCGCGCCGGCGCCCGAGGAACCGCCGCACGAACACGGCGTCGTGCCCACCACGCCGCAGTGGCGTCCGCCGCGCGTCATCCCGGCCGACAGCGACCTGGCCGAGGCCGCCGATGTGCTGAATGCCGGTGCGCGCGTCGCCCTCCTGGTCGGTCAGGGCGCCCGCGACGCGGGCGACCTGGTGCGCGAGGTGGCCGAGCGGCTCGGCGCGGGCGTCACCACGAGCCTGCTGGGCAAGCCGTGGTGGGACGAGACCCTGCCGATCAGCTGTGGCGTCATGGGCCACCTCGGCACGACCGCCTCCGGGTGGCTGATGGACCAGTGCGACACCCTGCTCATGATCGGCACCAACGACCCCTGGACCGAGTTCTATCCCGCGCCCGGCCAGGCCCGAGCGGTGCAGATCGACATCGACGGGCGCCATCTGGGCAACCGCTACCCCGTCGACGTGGGTCTGGTCGGCGACGCCACCGAGACGCTCACCGCGCTCCTGCCGCTGCTGAAGGAGAGGTCGGACACGGCCTGGCGGACCGACGTGGTCGAGCAGGTCGAGCGCTGGCATCGCATCGCCGAGGAGCGCGCGGGCACCGACGCCGTGCCGCTCAGTCCCGAGCGCGTGGTTCGCGCCCTCACGCCGCGCCTGCCCTCCGACGCGCAGGTCAGTGTCGACGTGGGTTCGGTCGTCTACTGGTACGCCCGGCACCTGACCCTGCCCCCGGGGGTCCAGGCGCACCTCTCGTCCACGCTGGCCTCGATGGGCTCGGGCCTGCCGTACGGCCTGGCGGCCAAGCTGGACGCCCCCGACCGACCGGTCGTCGCGCTCGTCGGCGACGGCGCCATGCAGATGAACGGCATCGCCGAACTGGTCACCGTCGCCTCGCGTTGGCAGGACTGGGCCGATCCTCGCTTCGTCGTGCTCGTGCTCAACAACCGCGACCTGGCCGAGGTGACGTGGGAGCAGCGCGAGACCGAGGGCGATCCTCGCTACGACGTCAGCCAGTCGCTGCCGGACTTCCCCTACGCGGGGTACGCCGACCTGCTGGGTCTGACCGGGATCCGGGTCGAGCGCCCCGAGGACGTCGACGCGGCGTGGGATCGCGCACTCGGGGCGGACCGCCCCGTCGTCATCGAGGCGATCGTCGACCCCGACGTGCCCCTGCTGCCTCCGTTCCCGGCGGGCGAGGAGAAGCTCGAGAGCTTCCACCGCGCGCTCGACCAGGAGGACGACGCCGAGCATGCCCGGGACCTGCTCGACCAGCAGGCCGCGCAGGAGACGGACTGAGCCCGGCGCCCCGAGTCACCAGGGCAGCACGCCGGACTCGTCCTGCAGGGTCCCCGTCGGCCCGTCGGCGCCGATGGTCGCCAGCTCGACGACCGTCTTGGCGCTGATCTCGACAGGTCGGCCGCCGGGCATGCCCGCGGTCAGCTCGGTGTCCGTGAAGCCCGGCTCGAGCGCGTTGAGCTTGATCGTGGGCTCGGCCTTCGCGTACTGCAGCGTCAGCATCGTCGCGGCCGCCTTCGACGCGGCGTAGAGCGCCGCCGGGACGGAGTACTCCATGCGCTCGGGGTTCGTGACGGCCCAGAACGACCCCATGCTGCTCGACACCGTCACGACCACCGCGTGCGAGGACCGGCGCAGCAGCGGCAGTGCGGCCTCGGTCACCCGCACGATGCCGACCGCGTTGGTGTCGAAGACCCGCAGCGCCGTCGGGCCGTCGACCTCGTCGGTGAGGATTCCGGCGTTGTGGACGAGCACGTCGAGGTGCCCCTCCTCGGACTCGATCGTCGCCAGCGCCGACGCGACCGACGCGTCGTCCGTGACGTCCAGCTGCACGAAGCGCGCGCCGATCTCGGCCGCGGCCCGCTCGCCGCGCTCGGGGTCGCGGGCACCGACATAGACCTGGTGGCCGAGTGCCACCAACTGCCTGGCGGCCTCGTGGCCGATGCCTCGGTTGGCTCCCGTGATCAACGTGACGGTCATGTGATTCCCTCTCGGTCGACGGCCCCTGATCGGGCCACTGACGACGCTAGGCAGGGCCGGTGGGCCGAGCCAGAGTCCTGCCCATCCGGGGGTGTGGCAGGACCCCCTCACCACGCGGGTGCGCGACCTACGATCAGGACATGACGCCGTCGACGAACCACCTGGGTGACTACCTGCGCGCCCGCCGAGGCCTCGTGAAGCCCGAGGACGCCGGCATCCCCGACGTCGGGATCCGCCGCGTGCCCGGGCTGCGCCGCGAGGAGGTGGCGATGCTCGCCGGTATCAGCGCCGACTACTACCTGCGCCTCGAGCGCGGCAAGGACCGCCGGCCGTCCGTGCAGGTCCTCGAGTCGATCGCCCGGGTGCTCCAGCTCGACGCCGAGCACCTCGACTACCTGATGACGCTGACGGCCGACAAGCCCCGTCAGCGACGACGTCGCCCGCGGCGCCAGACCGTGCCGCGCGGGGCGCACCAGCTGCTGATGTCGCTGGCCCAGCCGGCTTTCATCGAGGACCGCTACTTCGACATCCTGGCCGCCAATCCGCTGGCCACGGCGCTCTCCCCCCGGATGGCCGAGGGCGGCAACCAGATGCGCGACATGTTCCTCGACCCGGCCGAGCAGGCGCTGTACCCGCAGTGGCAGAAGGTCACGAACTGCTTCATCGCGAACCTGCGCCAGTCCGTGGGCACCGACGTCGACGACCCCCGGTTCATCGAGCTCGCCGGCGAGCTGTCGCTGGCCAGCCCGTGGTTCCGCGAGCTCTGGGCGCTCCACGACGTCAAGGGCCAGGAGGGCACGCCGCTGCTGTTCGACCACCCCGAGGTCGGCGAGATGACCCTCAACCGCGAGCGGCTCGCCATCGGCGGATCCGACGGCCTCCACCTGGTCGTGTTCCATCCGGACCCCGGCAGCCAGGACGCGGAAAAGCTCGCGATCCTCGCATCGTCGGCACTGCCCGTGGCCGTGGCGCAGCCGCACTCCCCCGACCTCTCCACCCGGGAGTCCCGCGCGTGACCACCTTCGGCATCCTCGGCGCCGGTCAGGCCGGCGCGACGCTCGCCCGCGTGTCGGTGGACGCCGGTTACGACGTCGTGATCGCGAACTCGCGGGGTCCCGAGACCCTGGCCGGTCTTGTCCGAGAGCTGGGCCCGAAGGCGCGGGCGGCGACCGTCTCCGAGGCGGCGGCCGCGGCCGACTTCGCGATCCTGGCGTTCCCCTACGTGCCCGGCACCCGCCTACCGGTCGAGGACCTGGCCGGCAAGGTCGTCATCGACAACAACAACTACATGGTCTGGCGCGACGGCCACTACCCCGAGGTCGACTCAGGGCAGAAGACGGTCCACGAGCTGCGCCAGGAGCAGCTGCCGGCGTCGAAGATCGTGAAGGCGTTCAGCCACGTCCAGTTCCACGAGCGTCACCCGATCCGCGTCCCGAGCGACCGGCTGCCGGCGATCGTCCGCCTGGCCTGGCCCGCGGGCGCACCCGATCGCAAGGCCCTGGTCGTCTCCAGCGACCACCCCGAGGCGGTCGAGTTCGTCACCGCCTTCTACGACGATCTGGGCTTCGACGCGGTGGACAACAGCCCGCTGAGCGAGTCGTGGCGCAGCGCCCCCGGCACGCCGATGTGGAAAGGCAGCGTCGACGGGCAGAGCCGTGACGAGTTGATCGCGAACCTGAAGCGCGCGGAGCGGGTCATCGCCTAGCGCCGCCGGGGTCGGCGGCGAGGACCACCACGGCGTCGAGGGCGATCCACAGCCATCGCCTCCGCGAGGGGAAGGACCACGGTCGCGGGGAGTCGTGCTCCTCATCCCGAGGGCTCATCGCGCCCTTCCTCTCGGCGACCGGTGAACCGTTCAGCCGAGGAAGGACAGCAGCGCGGTGTTGACCTCGTCCGCGTGCGTCCACAGCAGCCCGTGCGGTGCGTCCTCGACCTCCACGTAGACGGCGTCCGGGAGCAGCTCGCGGAACCGCCGCGCCGTCGCGTCGATGGGCAGGATGTTGTCCGCGGTGCCGTGCAGGATCAGGGTGGGCTTGCCGCTCGCGCGGACCGCCTCCACATCCTCGCGGAAGTCCTCGATCCCCGAGGAGACGACCGCGTGCGCGCCCACCGGGGCGCTCGAGACGGCGATGTTCCAGTTGGCGGTCGCGACCTCCTGGCTGAGCCGGCTGCCGAAGCTCTCGGCGAGGTAGTAGAAGTCGGAGAAGAACTGCGTGTACCAGGCGTAGCCGTCGGACTTCGCCGCCAGCTCGATCTCGTCGAAGACCTTGCCCGGCACGCCACCGGGGTTGTCGTCGGCATCGACCGGGTAGGGCTCCAAGGAGGCCAGGAACGCCAGCTTCGCGATCCGCTCGTGCCCATACGTCGAGACGTAGCGGGCCAGCTCGCCCGTGCCCATCGAGAAGCCGACGAGGACGACGTCGCGCAGGTCCAGGGCGCTCAGCACGACGTGCAGGTCGGCGGCGAGCGTGTCGTAGTCGTATCCCGACCCGGCCTTGGACGACGGTCCGAACCCGCGGCGGTCGTACGCGATGACGCGGTACCCCGCTTCGAGCAGCGCCCGGGTCTGGCGCCCCCAGCTGTGCCCGTCCAACGGGTAGCCCCGGATCAGCACGACGGGCTGCCCCTGCCCCTGGTCCTCGTAGTAGAACTCGATCGGCGTGCTGTTCTCGGTTCCGACGGTGATGAATCCCATGAGCTGCTCCTTACTCGGTCGACCGTGCTGTGGCGATGGCCAGCAGGGCCTCCCGGAACGCTCGCGCGCTCGAGAACCGATCCCTGCGGTTCTTGGCCAGTGCCCTCGCGAGCACGGCATCGAGGCCGGCGACGGACGTGCCGGCCGCCGGCGGCTCCTCGTGGAGGTGTTGGTACGTGACCGAGATCGGATCGCCGACGAAGGGCGGACGCCCCGTCAGCAGCTCGTGGAGCAGGCATCCCGCCGAGTAGAGATCGCTCGCGGCGTCGAGCGGCTCGCCGAGGACCTGCTCAGGCGACAGATACCCGGGCGTCCCGAGGAACTGCAAGGTCTCGCTGATCTCATCGGCCCGCTCGCCACTGGCACGCGCGATCCCGAAGTCCAGGAGCTTCACGGCGCCCTCGGGTGTGACCATCACGTTGGCCGGCTTGACGTCGCAGTGGACGACACCGGCCCGATGGCTGAACTCCAGGGCCGAGAAGAGCCCGACCTGGTACGCGATCGCCTGCTCGACGGTCACGCTGCCGGCCCTCAGGATCTCGCGCAGGGATCGGCCGGCGACGAGCTCCATGACGATGAACGGCACCCGGGCCCCGTCCGCCGGGCCCCCGGCTCCGGTGTCGTACCCGGTGTCGATGATCGAGACGATCGCGGGGTGGTCGAGCCCGGCCATGGTCTGTGCCTCACGGCGAAACCGGGACCGGAACAGTGGATCCTCGGCCAACTCCTGGCGGAGCACCTTGATGGCGACGCAGTCCCCCGAGGGGATGTCGCGACCGCAGTGGACGTGGGCCATGCCGCCGTGGCCGATCACGTCCCCCATCTCGTAGCGCCCGTCGAGGACCCGGTGCACCGTCATCGGCGCGGCTCCCAGCGGAAGAACCGGGCGGCCAGGACGACGGCCACGACGACCCATCCCACGCTCTGCAGCAGCAACTGCGGTGAGTCGGTCAGGGGCATGCCGCCGTCCCAGGCGCCGACGACCACCTCGGTGGCGGCGCCGCCCGGCAGCAGCCGTTCGACCTCGGCGAAGTCGGTCGTACCGGTGAGCCCGACCCAGCCGGCGACCCCGATCATCATCGCGGTCAGCATGGCCGTCTGTCCCGAGGGCTCTCACCGAGGATCCGCACGATGTCCGAAGCGGCCCGGCGGTGTCCCTCGATCACCTCGAGGGTCGAGGTCTTGCCGGCACCGTTGGTGCCGAGCAGGGCGTAGAGCTCGCCACGTCGCACCTGGAAAGAGAGCTCTTTCACCGCGGGGAACTCGTCGTACGTGACGAAAAGGTCGGCGACATCGATGACTGGACTGGTGCACATGTGCACTCTTCCCATGGAAAAAGGGGTAGGGCCTCGGGTGCCCTGGCGCCGTGGTCTCGATGCCGTCGTCCTCAGGCTTGTGCGGCAGGCGCCGGTCTCGCGTCGGTGAGAGTCCCGTAGTCCGTCACCGATCCTGGCCCGGACACCCGAACCACGTACACCCAGCGGACCAAGGTCTGGCAGGGTGAGGGACACATCGGTGACCATCACCTTCTCGGGTACGCACCAGGGGCTGTTCTCGGGTACGCACCAGGGCTGGCGCCATGGGCGGAGCTACGGGACGGGGAACGAGCTTGAAGGACCTCTTCGGCGGAACTACGGGACGAGGGACGAGCTTGAAGGACCTCTTCGGCAGACGCGCGGAACGAGAGGCCATCGAGCGCCTGCTCGCGCGCGCACGGTCCGGGAAGAGCGGGACACTCGTCGTGCGAGGAGAGGCCGGGATCGGCAAGACCGCTCTCCTGGAGTATGCCCGAGACACCGCCAGCCGATCCGGGTTCCGGGTCGAGACCTTGACCGGCGTGCCGTCCGAGACCCAGTTCGCCTTCGCGGGCCTGCACCAGCTGTGCGCCCGGCTGATGGACCGGGCCGATGCGCTGCCCGCCCCGCAGCGAGCCGCTCTCGGCGTGGTCTTCGGGCTCCGGGCCGGGCCGGCGCCGGACCGGTTCCTCGTGGGCTTGGCCATCCTCAGTCTCCTGGCCGAGGTGGCGGAGGAGGAAGGTCTGGTGTGTCTCGTCGACGACGCACAGTGGCTCGACGAGGCCTCCTCCCAGGTCCTGACGTTCGCGGCCCGGCGACTGGGGGCCGAACGGCTGGTCCTGGTGTTCGCCGTGCGCGACTCCACCGAGGGCGACGCCCTCCCCTTCACCGGGATGCCCGAAGTTCGCCTCGGGCCCCTCGCCGAGCACGATGCACAGGCCCTGCTGACGGCAGCTGCCCCCGCCCTGCTCGATGAGGCCGTCCGTGACCGGATCGTGGCCGAGGCGCGCGGCAATCCGCTGGCACTGCTGGAGCTGCCCATGAGTGCGCCGCCAACCCGGTGGGCCGGTGGGTACGAGACGCCCGACCTGGCCGATGCCCCCAGCCGTGTCGAGGACAGCTTCCGGCGCCGTTCGAGCAACCTGCCGGCCGAGACCCAACTGCTGCTGCTGGTGGCCGCAGCCGAGCCGACCGGTGAGGTCGCTCTGCTGTGCCGCGCGACCGAGGCGTTGGGGATCGCCAGTGAGGCGTCCGCTCCCGCCGAGGCCGCAGGTCTGCTGGACATCGACACCCGCGTCCGGTTCCGCCATCCGTTGGTGCGCTCGGCGGT
This region includes:
- a CDS encoding LLM class flavin-dependent oxidoreductase — its product is MEFLWYIPNQVDPGHRLDDTVEDHNGLRRLTQLARSVEEHGWGGALIGTGWKRPDTFTVATALAAGTETFNPLIAIRPGYWEPAHFASSAATLDQLSGGRVKVNIVSGADHQAQYGDDEGDQAQRYARTREFMRLVRRLWTEDAITFEGEYYRATEASLEHRPVARPGRPHPQLYFGGASEAAQRTAAAEADVQLFWGEPLDGVEARIDRLRSLSAALDRDLPPLEFGLRITTLVRDTTEEAWADAQARVAAMAAGRDEWAADPGRRVAVGQQRLIDLAHQGDVLDDCLYTAPARVGGGGAGSTWLVGSADEVAKALRRYADLGVTHFVLSDTPYEREIARIGDSLLPLLGSA
- a CDS encoding thiamine pyrophosphate-requiring protein; translation: MADDGSQSQPERLVADLVVERLRAWGVHRTFGYSGDGINGLMGALRRAGGDPAFVQARHEENAALMAVGHAKYTGGVGVMISTQGPGAVHLLNGLYDAKLDHQPVVAIVGQQPTTALGAEYQQEIDLSALFKDVAAQYVQAVLAPEQAGMVVDRAFRTALATRSPCVVILPHDVQVAPAPEEPPHEHGVVPTTPQWRPPRVIPADSDLAEAADVLNAGARVALLVGQGARDAGDLVREVAERLGAGVTTSLLGKPWWDETLPISCGVMGHLGTTASGWLMDQCDTLLMIGTNDPWTEFYPAPGQARAVQIDIDGRHLGNRYPVDVGLVGDATETLTALLPLLKERSDTAWRTDVVEQVERWHRIAEERAGTDAVPLSPERVVRALTPRLPSDAQVSVDVGSVVYWYARHLTLPPGVQAHLSSTLASMGSGLPYGLAAKLDAPDRPVVALVGDGAMQMNGIAELVTVASRWQDWADPRFVVLVLNNRDLAEVTWEQRETEGDPRYDVSQSLPDFPYAGYADLLGLTGIRVERPEDVDAAWDRALGADRPVVIEAIVDPDVPLLPPFPAGEEKLESFHRALDQEDDAEHARDLLDQQAAQETD
- a CDS encoding SDR family NAD(P)-dependent oxidoreductase, whose product is MTVTLITGANRGIGHEAARQLVALGHQVYVGARDPERGERAAAEIGARFVQLDVTDDASVASALATIESEEGHLDVLVHNAGILTDEVDGPTALRVFDTNAVGIVRVTEAALPLLRRSSHAVVVTVSSSMGSFWAVTNPERMEYSVPAALYAASKAAATMLTLQYAKAEPTIKLNALEPGFTDTELTAGMPGGRPVEISAKTVVELATIGADGPTGTLQDESGVLPW
- a CDS encoding helix-turn-helix domain-containing protein codes for the protein MTPSTNHLGDYLRARRGLVKPEDAGIPDVGIRRVPGLRREEVAMLAGISADYYLRLERGKDRRPSVQVLESIARVLQLDAEHLDYLMTLTADKPRQRRRRPRRQTVPRGAHQLLMSLAQPAFIEDRYFDILAANPLATALSPRMAEGGNQMRDMFLDPAEQALYPQWQKVTNCFIANLRQSVGTDVDDPRFIELAGELSLASPWFRELWALHDVKGQEGTPLLFDHPEVGEMTLNRERLAIGGSDGLHLVVFHPDPGSQDAEKLAILASSALPVAVAQPHSPDLSTRESRA
- a CDS encoding NADPH-dependent F420 reductase yields the protein MTTFGILGAGQAGATLARVSVDAGYDVVIANSRGPETLAGLVRELGPKARAATVSEAAAAADFAILAFPYVPGTRLPVEDLAGKVVIDNNNYMVWRDGHYPEVDSGQKTVHELRQEQLPASKIVKAFSHVQFHERHPIRVPSDRLPAIVRLAWPAGAPDRKALVVSSDHPEAVEFVTAFYDDLGFDAVDNSPLSESWRSAPGTPMWKGSVDGQSRDELIANLKRAERVIA
- a CDS encoding alpha/beta fold hydrolase produces the protein MGFITVGTENSTPIEFYYEDQGQGQPVVLIRGYPLDGHSWGRQTRALLEAGYRVIAYDRRGFGPSSKAGSGYDYDTLAADLHVVLSALDLRDVVLVGFSMGTGELARYVSTYGHERIAKLAFLASLEPYPVDADDNPGGVPGKVFDEIELAAKSDGYAWYTQFFSDFYYLAESFGSRLSQEVATANWNIAVSSAPVGAHAVVSSGIEDFREDVEAVRASGKPTLILHGTADNILPIDATARRFRELLPDAVYVEVEDAPHGLLWTHADEVNTALLSFLG
- a CDS encoding protein kinase domain-containing protein, producing MTVHRVLDGRYEMGDVIGHGGMAHVHCGRDIPSGDCVAIKVLRQELAEDPLFRSRFRREAQTMAGLDHPAIVSIIDTGYDTGAGGPADGARVPFIVMELVAGRSLREILRAGSVTVEQAIAYQVGLFSALEFSHRAGVVHCDVKPANVMVTPEGAVKLLDFGIARASGERADEISETLQFLGTPGYLSPEQVLGEPLDAASDLYSAGCLLHELLTGRPPFVGDPISVTYQHLHEEPPAAGTSVAGLDAVLARALAKNRRDRFSSARAFREALLAIATARSTE
- a CDS encoding ATP-binding cassette domain-containing protein, translated to MCTSPVIDVADLFVTYDEFPAVKELSFQVRRGELYALLGTNGAGKTSTLEVIEGHRRAASDIVRILGESPRDRRPC